The Arachis hypogaea cultivar Tifrunner chromosome 16, arahy.Tifrunner.gnm2.J5K5, whole genome shotgun sequence genome contains a region encoding:
- the LOC140180188 gene encoding uncharacterized protein: protein MPKDWMDLPRYSEEYINGVISFLEFAYSEGEPDGQQIQCPCKKCCNIEWYRRDVVFDHLVADGFVKGYRTWINHGEWTIPMVVDDDTDDEGARDDIEGLLNDAFGDHAEGVTVGPNEEAKKFYNLIDGASQELYPGCKKFSTLSFTIRLYLLKCLHGWSNASFTSLLELLKEAMPEINLPPSFHKTKAMIRDLGLDYKKIDACPNDCLLYRKELKDETQCRVCGTSRYTENYSDNSENQPHNKGRPIPAKTLRYFPISPRLQRLFMCSKTAASLRWHDEERVKDGTLKHPADGLAWKNFDEMNEDFAKESRNIRLGLSSDGFNPFRSMNISWST, encoded by the coding sequence ATGCCGAAGGATTGGATGGATCTACCGAGGTATAGCGAAGAGTATATCAATGGTGTTATTAGTTTCTTAGAGTTTGCATACTCTGAGGGAGAGCCGGACGGACAACAAATTCAATGTCCTTGTAAGAAGTGTTGTAACATTGAGTGGTATAGAAGAGATGTGGTATTTGACCATTTAGTAGCCGACGGATTTGTTAAGGGATATAGAACATGGATTAATCACGGGGAATGGACAATCCCGATGGTGGTTGATGATGACACGGATGATGAAGGTGCACGCGATGACATCGAAGGACTACTTAATGATGCATTTGGAGATCATGCTGAGGGTGTTACTGTAGGTCCAAATGAAGAGGCTAAaaagttttataatttaatagATGGGGCAAGTCAAGAGTTATACCCGGGCTGCAAGAAATTTTCTACATTATCTTTTACCATCCGCCTGTACTTGTTAAAGTGTTTGCACGGTTGGAGCAATGCCTCCTTCACTTCCCTTCTTGAGCTATTGAAAGAGGCAATGCCTGAAATTAACCTACCTCCATCTTTCCATAAGACGAAGGCTATGATAAGAGATTTAGGTCtggattataaaaaaattgatgcttGTCCTAATGATTGCCTCCTGTATAGGAAAGAACTAAAGGATGAAACACAATGTCGTGTATGTGGTACATCTCGATATACTGAAAATTATAGTGATAATAGCGAGAACCAACCTCACAATAAAGGTCGTCCTATTCCTGCAAAGACTCTGAGATACTTTCCTATAAGTCCAAGACTTCAGCGATTATTTATGTGCTCAAAAACGGCAGCTAGTCTGAGGTGGCATGATGAGGAGCGCGTTAAAGATGGGACGTTAAAGCATCCTGCTGATGGACTGGCATGGAAGAACTTTGATGAAATGAATGAAGATTTTGCAAAAGAATCACGCAATATTAGACTAGGCTTGTCAAGTGATGGGTTCAACCCATTTCGTAGCATGAATATTTCATGGAGCACGTGA